Proteins encoded together in one Synechococcus sp. BL107 window:
- a CDS encoding SMP-30/gluconolactonase/LRE family protein: MAGAPEAMKVRCVLDAQAGLAEGPHWWVEKSVLIWVDIEASRVGFFDPVTGRNRFLVVPSHIGAVVPMSDGELLAATAQGFVRLHPDSGVVSSLQDPEDDQPGNRFNDGKCDPWGRFWAGTMAYDFAAGAGSLWRVNPDFSCIRQRHGLTIPNGLAWSQDRGTLYFIDSPTRQVLAFPLTSSGDFSGEPIPCITIPEDWDAVPDGMCIDAEGMLWIALFGGGAVTRWDPASGLLLERLALPCRQVTSCCFGGPNLDQLFVTTARQEMDAAAIKAEPLAGGLFQADVGVKGLTADCFQLAA; the protein is encoded by the coding sequence TTGGCGGGCGCCCCCGAAGCGATGAAGGTCCGTTGTGTTCTCGATGCTCAGGCTGGCTTGGCGGAAGGCCCCCATTGGTGGGTAGAGAAAAGTGTTCTGATCTGGGTGGATATCGAAGCCTCGCGGGTGGGCTTCTTTGATCCGGTGACGGGTCGCAATCGTTTTTTGGTTGTGCCGTCCCACATTGGGGCTGTTGTCCCAATGTCGGATGGTGAGTTGTTGGCGGCCACCGCTCAGGGGTTCGTGCGGTTGCACCCCGACAGTGGTGTTGTGTCTTCTCTGCAGGATCCAGAAGACGACCAGCCCGGCAATCGGTTCAACGATGGCAAGTGCGATCCCTGGGGACGGTTTTGGGCGGGAACGATGGCCTACGACTTTGCTGCTGGTGCGGGTTCCCTTTGGCGGGTCAATCCTGATTTCAGCTGCATTCGTCAACGTCATGGGTTGACGATTCCCAACGGCTTGGCTTGGAGCCAAGACCGTGGAACCCTTTATTTCATTGACTCGCCGACACGGCAGGTTCTGGCCTTTCCGCTCACGTCCTCTGGTGACTTCTCGGGTGAACCCATCCCGTGCATCACCATTCCAGAGGATTGGGATGCCGTTCCAGATGGCATGTGCATCGATGCGGAGGGCATGCTTTGGATCGCCTTGTTTGGTGGTGGGGCTGTGACGCGTTGGGATCCTGCCAGCGGTTTGCTGCTCGAACGGCTGGCGTTGCCTTGCCGTCAGGTCACCTCCTGTTGTTTTGGCGGCCCCAATTTGGATCAGCTGTTTGTGACCACTGCGAGACAGGAGATGGATGCTGCTGCGATCAAGGCCGAGCCATTGGCCGGTGGCTTGTTTCAAGCGGACGTGGGTGTGAAAGGGTTGACGGCCGATTGCTTTCAACTGGCGGCTTGA
- the tyrS gene encoding tyrosine--tRNA ligase encodes MPETNPSLPSWLNRGMADLFPSGDLSDVDQSLAARLAAAEAEGRPLRVKLGIDPTGSNIHLGHSILFRKLRAFQDAGHTAVLIIGDFTARIGDPTGKSATRVQLSKNDVAVNASTYLRQLGQDQPKATALLDFETPGRLEVRYNSEWLEGMDLPAVIGLLGTGTVGQMLAKEDFSNRYSSGTPIALHEFLYPLLQGYDSVAVNADVELGGTDQKFNVAMGRDLQRHFGRGTQFGLLLPILVGLDGAQKMSKTLGNTVGLEEDPLSMYSKLEKVGDAAINDYVTLLTDLNVEVLPENPREKQKAMALAVTATRHGMDAAAKAQLDAANLVGGAGDASADVPEASLLSVNFPAKAFYLMSAVGICASSSEARRQIKGGAARLDGDKITDPNQEFATAAELDGRVLQVGKKTFRRLTA; translated from the coding sequence ATGCCGGAGACCAATCCGTCGTTGCCGTCATGGCTGAATCGCGGCATGGCCGACTTGTTCCCTTCAGGGGATCTCAGCGATGTGGATCAATCCTTGGCAGCGCGGTTAGCTGCAGCTGAGGCTGAGGGCCGTCCGTTGCGGGTGAAGTTGGGCATCGATCCAACGGGCAGCAACATTCACCTCGGGCACAGCATCCTGTTTCGCAAATTGCGGGCCTTTCAGGACGCTGGACACACAGCGGTGTTGATTATTGGCGACTTCACGGCTCGGATTGGTGATCCCACCGGCAAGAGCGCGACGCGGGTTCAGTTGAGCAAAAACGACGTGGCCGTCAATGCGTCCACCTATTTGCGACAACTTGGGCAAGACCAGCCCAAGGCCACGGCGCTGCTCGATTTCGAGACCCCTGGTCGGTTGGAGGTTCGCTACAACAGCGAATGGTTGGAGGGCATGGACCTTCCCGCGGTGATCGGATTGCTGGGCACCGGAACCGTGGGCCAGATGCTGGCGAAAGAAGATTTTTCGAACCGCTACAGCAGTGGCACTCCCATTGCCTTGCATGAGTTTCTGTATCCCCTCCTCCAGGGGTACGACTCGGTGGCGGTCAACGCCGATGTGGAACTTGGGGGCACCGATCAAAAATTCAATGTGGCAATGGGCCGTGATCTGCAGCGGCATTTCGGCCGTGGCACCCAGTTCGGTTTGTTGTTGCCGATCCTGGTTGGTCTTGATGGGGCTCAAAAAATGAGCAAAACCCTCGGTAACACCGTGGGGCTGGAAGAGGATCCCCTGTCGATGTATTCCAAACTTGAGAAAGTCGGCGATGCGGCGATCAACGACTACGTGACGTTGCTCACCGACCTCAATGTGGAGGTGTTGCCGGAGAACCCGCGAGAGAAGCAGAAGGCCATGGCACTGGCGGTTACCGCAACGCGCCATGGCATGGACGCCGCCGCAAAGGCCCAACTCGATGCAGCCAACCTGGTGGGTGGTGCAGGGGATGCATCCGCTGATGTGCCTGAGGCCTCGTTGCTTTCAGTGAATTTCCCAGCCAAGGCCTTCTACCTCATGAGTGCCGTTGGGATCTGCGCCAGCAGCAGTGAAGCGCGGCGCCAAATCAAGGGGGGTGCTGCTCGCTTGGATGGGGACAAGATCACCGATCCCAATCAGGAATTTGCTACGGCCGCTGAGCTCGATGGCAGGGTGCTGCAGGTTGGTAAGAAGACCTTCCGGCGATTGACTGCCTAA